In the Onychostoma macrolepis isolate SWU-2019 chromosome 09, ASM1243209v1, whole genome shotgun sequence genome, one interval contains:
- the itga4 gene encoding integrin alpha-4, which yields MRCQSATGERTSRAHNYNDNFLISLPKVYSNSLHFCFKAALAFFCVLCGAMTVDEMNSSLLPRDSLKWISVVGILWYLLIRCDCYNLDVEHPLVFQGPNGSLFGFSVLLHQHAEDSWLIVGAPVADSSFYPHTKNPGAIYNCSVWSSQCEQLPVGGVRHCGKHCLAENDNQWLGVSLSRQPSKGHVLACGHRWKNIYYSSRDNQNKLPHGVCFRFSPDLKHASHIIPCYKDHQRKFGDGYGSCQAGISNLFTEDLMVMGAPGTSYWTGSVLVYNTTSNISAAYVDDDSEVLYGSYLGYAVSAGHFLDPQSTEIVGGAPQHEQTGKAYIFRIEGNTLKIVAKTKGKKLGSYYGASVCAVDLNADGLSDLLVGAPMFSSVREEGRVHVYINQGEAKLKEADFELVGSDSYAARFGETIMNLGDIDDDGYPDVAIGAPQEDDLRGAIYIYNGRTSGIARSFSQRITGSLLGNNFRMFGQSVSGGVDIDSNNYPDVAVGAFLSDSAVVFRTRPVVKVDAVMFLPESLNRSIAQCTENGLPAICVKVKVCFRVGGKQIPGSIELKYNITADVHHKDGFPSRFYFSGNGTSNVTAGRVKAKHEQLTCATHQAFMKKDVRDIFTPIHFEVKYELGEHRVLQRDSGGLPSLKPILQQKDEHGNVVKNETIFARYCSWENCSTNLQVSAHLVLPQSYRNIPYFALGNGKSIMLNTTLVNIGDDAFLPKLYLRFPSNLHFIKVLEEDKYISCEIAEENKVTIGLDCNVGNLYIPPFSKINVTFLLDVMQNSSAGNLSININATSENFENTDLQHDNVAVLTLPLRYAVDLNVHGFVSPTSFLIGEEESVPVDCYPEKFNFTYKVMNMGPSKALDARVKIGLPLMLVPYKYELIRITDLQTTLGHCFQRNNSVQIIDDCDVPEASFIEELVFFFSPKSKRIMFCGPEDKTCRMVECHFGDLEVGKEVTITMEVELNPRVLQMSPGRHTVMVIRGMIDLISPVKDADTILLQDYVSARVFLEALHSNKPVMAVQIFLIVSSLIVGLMILALLVFALWKLGFFERKLKEEKFDRDSWDYVPKKESVS from the exons ATGAGATGCCAGAGCGCAACAGGCGAGCGCACATCGCGAGCTCACAACTACAATGACAACTTCCTGATATCTTTACCAAAAGTTTATTCGAACTCTTTGCACTTTTGTTTTAAGGCAGCATTGgctttcttttgtgttctgtgtggtGCTATGACTGTTGACGAGATGAATTCATCACTACTCCCCAGAGATTCGCTGAAGTGGATTTCTGTAGTTGGGATCCTGTGGTACCTGTTGATTCGGTGTGACTGCTACAATCTGGATGTGGAGCATCCTTTAGTTTTTCAGGGACCCAATGGATCATTATTCGGATTCTCGGTTCTGCTTCATCAGCATGCAGAGGACTCGTG GCTGATAGTTGGAGCGCCTGTGGCTGATTCCAGCTTTTATCCTCATACCAAAAATCCTGGAGCCATCTACAACTGCAGTGTGTGGAGCTCCCAATGTGAGCAGCTCCCTGTTG GAGGTGTACGGCACTGTGGAAAACACTGTTTGGCAGAGAATGATAACCAGTGGCTCGGTGTCAGTCTGTCCCGGCAGCCCTCAAAAGGCCATGTTTTG GCATGTGGACATCGGTGGAAGAATATCTACTACTCTAGTAGAGACAATCAGAACAAGCTGCCGCATGGTGTTTGCTTCAGATTCAGCCCAGATTTGAAACATGCCAGTCATATTATCCCCTGCTATAAAG ATCATCAAAGGAAGTTTGGTGACGGTTATGGGTCATGTCAAGCAGgaatatcaaatttatttacagag GACCTGATGGTCATGGGAGCTCCTGGTACCTCGTACTGGACCGGATCCGTTCTTGTCTACAACACCACAAGCAACATTTCAGCTGCTTATGTGGATGATGACAGTGAAGTTCTCTATGGCAGCTATTTAG GTTATGCTGTTAGTGCTGGACACTTTCTAGATCCTCAAAGCACTGAGATAGTGGGTGGTGCTCCCCAGCATGAACAGACTGGTAAA GCCTACATATTCAGGATTGAGGGCAACACTTTGAAAATCGTTGCCAAAACCAAAGGCAAGAAG CTCGGCTCTTATTATGGAGCTAGTGTATGTGCTGTTGACCTGAATGCAGACGGACTGTCCGATCTGCTGGTTGGGGCTCCTATGTTCAGCTCAGTCAGGGAGGAGGGACGTGTTCATGTCTACATAAACCAGGGAGAG GCTAAATTGAAAGAGGCAGACTTTGAGTTAGTTGGGAGTGACTCTTACGCAGCACGTTTTGGAGAAACCATCATGAACCTCGGTGATATTGACGATGATGGATATCCAG ATGTGGCCATCGGAGCCCCTCAGGAGGACGATCTGCGTGGTGCTATATATATCTACAATGGGAGGACAAGTGGTATTGCACGGAGTTTCTCTCAA AGAATAACAGGCTCTTTGTTGGGCAACAACTTCAGGATGTTTGGCCAGTCAGTGTCTGGAGGAGTTGATATTGATAGCAACAATTACCCAG ATGTTGCAGTGGGAGCGTTCCTGTCAGACTCAGCTGTGGTGTTCAG GACGCGTCCAGTAGTGAAGGTGGATGCTGTCATGTTCTTGCCTGAGAGCTTGAACCGGTCCATAGCCCAGTGCACTGAAAACGGTCTTCCTGCCATATGTGTCAAAGTTAAGGTGTGCTTTAGAGTCGGAGGGAAACAAATCCCAGGAAGCATAG AGCTGAAGTACAACATTACAGCTGATGTTCACCACAAAGATGGCTTCCCTTCCCGATTTTATTTCAGTGGAAACGGCACATCCAATGTTACAGCGGGGAGAGTGAAGGCCAAGCATGAGCAGCTCACTTGTGCCACCCACCAGGCCTTCATGAAG AAAGACGTCCGGGATATCTTCACACCCATccattttgaggtgaaatatgaACTTGGAGAGCACCGCGTGCTACAGAGGGACTCCGGGGGCTTGCCTTCTCTCAAACCCATTCTACAGCAGAAGGATGAACATGGCAACGTCGTGAAAAACGAG ACCATCTTTGCCAGATATTGTTCCTGGGAAAACTGCTCGACCAACCTGCAGGTTTCTGCTCATctggttttaccaca GTCCTACAGGAACATTCCATACTTTGCCCTGGGTAATGGAAAAAGCATCATGTTAAACACCACACTGGTCAACATTGGAGATGATGCTTTTCTACCCAAACTTTACCTGAGGTTTCCCAGCAACCTGCATTTCATCAAAGTGCTGGAG GAAGATAAATACATCAGCTGTGAAATTGCAGAGGAGAATAAAGTGACCATTGGACTGGACTGCAATGTTGGGAATTTATACATCCCCCCTTTCTCAAAG ATCAACGTCACCTTTTTACTAGATGTGATGCAGAACAGCAGTGCGGGAAACCTTAGCATTAACATCAATGCAACGAG cGAGAACTTTGAGAACACCGATCTTCAGCACGACAATGTGGCTGTTCTTACGTTGCCCTTGAGATATGCAGTTGACCTCAATGTTCACGG atttgtctCTCCGACTTCATTTCTGATTGGAGAAGAAGAGTCGGTGCCGGTCGACTGCTATCCTGAGAAGTTCAATTTTACGTACAAG GTGATGAATATGGGTCCTAGTAAAGCTCTTGATGCGAGAGTAAAGATCGGCTTGCCTCTGATGCTGGTGCCATACAAATACGAGCTAATCAGGATCACCGATTTACAG ACAACTCTTGGGCATTGCTTCCAGAGGAACAATTCAGTACAGATTATTGATGACTGTGACGTCCCAGAAGCTTCCTTTATTGAAGAACTTGTATTCTTTTTCTCCCCAAAAAGCAAGCGCATAATG TTCTGTGGTCCTGAAGATAAGACCTGTAGGATGGTGGAGTGTCACTTCGGTGACTTGGAGGTTGGAAAGGAAGTTACCATCACTATGGAAGTGGAGCTCAACCCCAGGGTTCTCCAGATGAGTCCA GGCAGACACACTGTCATGGTGATACGTGGCATGATTGACCTTATTTCACCAGTAAAAGATGCCGACACCATCCTACTACAGGATTATGTTTCTGCTAGA GTGTTCTTGGAGGCTCTGCACAGCAATAAGCCTGTGATGGCTGTGCAGATTTTTCTAATAGTATCCAGTCTGATCGTTGGGCTGATGATTTTAGCACTGCTTGTCTTTGCCCTCTGGAAG